A part of Neodiprion pinetum isolate iyNeoPine1 chromosome 4, iyNeoPine1.2, whole genome shotgun sequence genomic DNA contains:
- the LOC124217857 gene encoding uncharacterized protein isoform X1: MGFIEDELQEVSKLCHNVVEGSRIVSCFQTMVRIEITKTSFKKIIVCAQFPEDYPKTPLLIELKSKTLSENLLAGLTNVCEQECKKILGKAQVLPVLKFVRNFIHENSLCCCYDEISALKKLLGERDKLQLKQKSSYINLKVYQGLYYFKTKILVPDNYPEISVSLEEIDTNFPPVFTRHLVGQGRELGRRCVEPPLKKLPNQPMFKPSPSLCKVVSFLIRSAKTLPNQHCQLCRDACLPQNPEDAVIDETADLHVERLYCSHLFHQQCLITYMKTPPFHGGKKCPGCGQRVYHDKWAVSERLAEDRWAHEQARVRELAEVADFFE; encoded by the exons ATGGGATTTATTGAGGATGAATTGCAAGAGGTTTCCAAACTTTGTCACAATGTGGTCGAAGGTAGCCGAATCGTTTCTTGCTTCCAAACTATGGTCCGGATCGAAATAAC AAAGACGTCATTTAAGAAAATCATTGTATGTGCTCAATTTCCGGAAGATTATCCCAAAACTCCGTTGCTGATTGAATTGAAGAGTAAAACTCTGTCTGAAAATCTGCTGGCTGGCTTGACCAATGTGTGCGAACAggagtgtaaaaaaatcttgGGAAAAGCTCAG GTCCTGCCTGTTTTGAAGTTTGTCAGAAATTTTATCCACGAAAATTCACTCTGCTGTTGTTACGACGAAATATCTGCATTGAAAAAGCTTCTTGGAGAACGCGACAAACTGCAGTTGAAACAGAAAAGTTCCTATATCAACTTGAAGGTTTATCAAGGACTTTATTATTTTAAGACAAAAATATTGGTCCCTGACAATTATCCTGAAATTTCGGTTAG TTTGGAAGAGATCGACACTAACTTCCCACCTGTTTTCACCCGTCATTTAGTTGGGCAGGGCAGAGAACTCGGCAGAAGATGTGTCGAACCTCCGTTAAAGAAGCTCCCTAATCAACCGATGTTCAAACCTTCGCCCTCTCTCTGCAAAGTTGTATCTTTTCTCATAAG ATCTGCCAAGACTCTTCCAAACCAGCATTGTCAGCTCTGCAGAGATGCTTGTCTTCCTCAGAATCCGGAGGATGCGGTAATCGACGAGACGGCAGATTTGCACGTCGAGAGGCTGTACTGCAGCCACTTGTTCCATCAGCAATGCCTCATAACGTATATGAAAACTCCTCCATTTCACG GAGGGAAAAAGTGTCCTGGTTGCGGTCAAAGAGTTTATCATGATAAGTGGGCTGTCAGTGAACGACTAGCGGAAGACCGTTGGGCACACGAACAGGCCCGAGTTCGTGAACTGGCAGAGGTTGCTGATTTCTTTGAATAA
- the LOC124217857 gene encoding uncharacterized protein isoform X2, whose product MGFIEDELQEVSKLCHNVVEGSRIVSCFQTMVRIEITKTSFKKIIVCAQFPEDYPKTPLLIELKSKTLSENLLAGLTNVCEQECKKILGKAQVLPVLKFVRNFIHENSLCCCYDEISALKKLLGERDKLQLKQKSSYINLKVYQGLYYFKTKILVPDNYPEISVSLEEIDTNFPPVFTRHLVGQGRELGRRCVEPPLKKLPNQPMFKPSPSLCKVVSFLIRSAKTLPNQHCQLCRDACLPQNPEDAVIDETADLHVERLYCSHLFHQQCLITYMKTPPFHGFGYWKDKKKEKT is encoded by the exons ATGGGATTTATTGAGGATGAATTGCAAGAGGTTTCCAAACTTTGTCACAATGTGGTCGAAGGTAGCCGAATCGTTTCTTGCTTCCAAACTATGGTCCGGATCGAAATAAC AAAGACGTCATTTAAGAAAATCATTGTATGTGCTCAATTTCCGGAAGATTATCCCAAAACTCCGTTGCTGATTGAATTGAAGAGTAAAACTCTGTCTGAAAATCTGCTGGCTGGCTTGACCAATGTGTGCGAACAggagtgtaaaaaaatcttgGGAAAAGCTCAG GTCCTGCCTGTTTTGAAGTTTGTCAGAAATTTTATCCACGAAAATTCACTCTGCTGTTGTTACGACGAAATATCTGCATTGAAAAAGCTTCTTGGAGAACGCGACAAACTGCAGTTGAAACAGAAAAGTTCCTATATCAACTTGAAGGTTTATCAAGGACTTTATTATTTTAAGACAAAAATATTGGTCCCTGACAATTATCCTGAAATTTCGGTTAG TTTGGAAGAGATCGACACTAACTTCCCACCTGTTTTCACCCGTCATTTAGTTGGGCAGGGCAGAGAACTCGGCAGAAGATGTGTCGAACCTCCGTTAAAGAAGCTCCCTAATCAACCGATGTTCAAACCTTCGCCCTCTCTCTGCAAAGTTGTATCTTTTCTCATAAG ATCTGCCAAGACTCTTCCAAACCAGCATTGTCAGCTCTGCAGAGATGCTTGTCTTCCTCAGAATCCGGAGGATGCGGTAATCGACGAGACGGCAGATTTGCACGTCGAGAGGCTGTACTGCAGCCACTTGTTCCATCAGCAATGCCTCATAACGTATATGAAAACTCCTCCATTTCACG GATTTGGTTATTGGaaggataaaaagaaagagaagactTAA